A stretch of the uncultured Trichococcus sp. genome encodes the following:
- a CDS encoding betaine/proline/choline family ABC transporter ATP-binding protein (Members of the family are the ATP-binding subunit of ABC transporters for substrates such as betaine, L-proline or other amino acids, choline, carnitine, etc. The substrate specificity is best determined from the substrate-binding subunit, rather than this subunit, as it interacts with the permease subunit and not with substrate directly.), with protein MIEFKNLTKKFPGGKIAVDSLNLTFNDGEFIVFIGTSGSGKTTSMRMINRMIEPSSGEILIDGKNIKDMNAVELRRQIGYVIQQIGLMPHMTIFENIVMVPKLLKWPVEKQRKIAEELIQKVDLPLDFLERYPSELSGGQQQRIGVIRALAADQDIILMDEPFGALDPITRDSLQETLKELQRELGKTVVFVTHDMDEALKLADRIVIMQDGKVVQFDTPDNILMNPANEFVENFLGEDRLSQARTNFRTVEQIMIRGPVSVSADQNLSEAIKLMRTRRVDSLFVTDANDVLLGMLSVEAIDHNRRRPVTVGEVMSEVSFVREGTLVRDALQRILKLGYKNIPVVDEKNHLIGLITRTSIVDMVYDTIWGDMEPEMPAEEVIETTADIETVKG; from the coding sequence ATGATAGAATTCAAAAACTTAACCAAAAAGTTTCCAGGTGGAAAAATCGCAGTGGACTCCCTTAATCTGACGTTCAACGATGGCGAATTTATTGTCTTCATCGGGACGAGCGGCAGCGGCAAAACAACCTCTATGCGGATGATCAACCGCATGATCGAACCTTCCTCCGGCGAGATTTTGATCGACGGAAAAAACATCAAGGACATGAATGCGGTGGAACTGAGACGCCAAATCGGCTACGTCATCCAGCAAATCGGTCTGATGCCCCACATGACTATCTTCGAAAACATCGTTATGGTTCCAAAACTATTGAAATGGCCTGTCGAAAAACAAAGGAAAATTGCAGAAGAGCTGATCCAAAAAGTCGATCTTCCGTTGGATTTTCTGGAACGCTATCCATCCGAACTGTCCGGCGGCCAACAACAGCGCATCGGTGTCATCCGGGCCTTGGCAGCCGACCAGGATATCATTTTGATGGATGAACCATTCGGAGCATTGGATCCGATCACCCGCGACTCCCTGCAGGAAACCCTCAAAGAACTGCAGCGCGAATTAGGCAAAACGGTTGTCTTCGTCACGCATGATATGGATGAAGCTTTGAAACTGGCAGACCGGATCGTCATTATGCAGGACGGAAAAGTCGTCCAATTCGACACGCCTGACAATATCCTGATGAATCCGGCGAATGAATTCGTCGAAAACTTCCTCGGTGAAGATCGCCTGAGCCAAGCGCGCACGAATTTCCGCACAGTTGAGCAGATCATGATCCGCGGTCCTGTATCCGTTTCGGCTGATCAAAATTTGTCCGAAGCGATCAAACTGATGCGCACGCGTCGGGTCGACAGCTTATTCGTCACTGACGCCAATGATGTGCTTTTGGGCATGCTCAGTGTCGAAGCGATCGACCACAACCGGCGCAGACCGGTCACTGTCGGCGAGGTCATGAGTGAAGTTTCCTTTGTCCGCGAAGGTACGCTCGTCCGGGATGCTTTGCAGCGTATCCTGAAATTGGGTTACAAGAATATCCCTGTAGTTGATGAAAAGAACCATCTGATCGGTTTGATCACGCGCACCTCCATTGTCGACATGGTCTATGATACAATCTGGGGAGACATGGAACCCGAGATGCCGGCTGAAGAGGTCATCGAGACGACTGCAGATATCGAAACGGTTAAGGGGTGA
- the asnB gene encoding asparagine synthase (glutamine-hydrolyzing), protein MCGFVGYIHGSTAWNHQTVIEGMMNRIVHRGPDSGGMYSDGKVTLGFRRLSIIDLSDNGKQPMYSADGNLVLVFNGEIFNFQELREDLKQKGHIFHSKTDSEVLIYGYKEYGYDFVKQLRGMFAFAIWDKVNDTMFIARDGFGIKPLYYTTNTTDGSLLFGSEIKSFLAHPAFIKEVNKDALRPYLTLQYSSMGETFFKGVHKLKPAHYMVLKGNDIHTVEYWDKKFHAENGTLESFVEEVKATMADSVRAHKISDVKTGAFLSGGVDSSLVTALMKPEKSFSVGFSEYEKMFNETNQAADLSEILGIENVRKYISPEEAFHALPTIQYHMDEPQSNPSSVPLYFLAELAKKDVTVVLSGEGADEIFGGYSWYEPSKKMETYEKIPYSLRRGIGKLAHKMPKNTLTTFLVKGGQKVEERFIGQAIVWDEEEAVDILKPAYKNGPDIRSITKPIYDEVKGQDDVTKMQYLDLNLWMPGDILLKADKMSMAHSLELRVPFLDKEVMELAKRIPSDYRVNEIDTKYVLRRAAADVLPEEWAKRPKLGFPTPIRHWLREEEFYNEVRKAFASDYAAEFFDTAKLVQILDDNYTKKLDYGRQIWTAYIFLVWYKRFFIDETPLSADAFVA, encoded by the coding sequence ATGTGTGGTTTTGTTGGATATATCCATGGATCGACTGCATGGAACCATCAGACTGTGATTGAAGGTATGATGAACAGGATCGTCCACCGCGGACCAGACAGTGGCGGCATGTATTCTGATGGCAAGGTAACGTTAGGCTTCCGCCGCTTGAGCATCATCGATCTTTCCGATAACGGAAAGCAACCGATGTACAGTGCAGACGGAAATTTGGTATTGGTTTTCAACGGCGAAATCTTCAACTTCCAGGAGTTGCGCGAAGATCTGAAGCAAAAAGGACACATCTTCCATTCCAAAACGGACAGTGAAGTTTTGATCTACGGCTACAAAGAATACGGTTATGACTTTGTGAAGCAACTGCGCGGCATGTTCGCGTTCGCGATTTGGGATAAAGTGAACGATACGATGTTCATCGCCCGCGATGGCTTCGGCATCAAACCGTTGTACTACACGACAAACACAACCGACGGCAGCCTGCTTTTCGGTTCTGAAATCAAGTCATTTTTGGCTCACCCCGCTTTCATCAAAGAAGTGAACAAGGATGCTTTGCGTCCCTACTTGACGCTGCAATACTCTTCGATGGGCGAAACCTTCTTCAAAGGCGTCCACAAATTGAAGCCGGCGCATTATATGGTGCTGAAAGGCAACGATATCCATACGGTCGAATATTGGGACAAAAAATTCCATGCCGAAAACGGCACTTTGGAAAGCTTCGTGGAAGAAGTCAAAGCAACGATGGCTGACTCCGTCCGTGCCCACAAAATCAGTGATGTGAAGACCGGCGCTTTCTTGTCCGGTGGCGTCGATTCCAGCTTGGTCACAGCTTTGATGAAACCGGAAAAATCCTTCTCGGTCGGCTTCTCCGAATATGAAAAAATGTTCAACGAAACCAACCAGGCTGCCGATCTTTCGGAAATCCTGGGCATCGAAAATGTCCGCAAGTACATCTCGCCGGAAGAGGCTTTCCATGCCCTGCCTACCATCCAATACCATATGGATGAACCGCAGTCGAATCCGTCTTCCGTTCCCTTGTACTTCTTGGCCGAATTGGCGAAGAAAGATGTGACGGTCGTGCTTTCTGGTGAAGGCGCGGATGAAATTTTCGGCGGCTACTCTTGGTATGAACCATCCAAGAAAATGGAGACTTACGAAAAGATCCCTTACAGCCTGAGAAGAGGCATCGGCAAATTGGCCCATAAAATGCCGAAGAATACGCTGACGACTTTCCTGGTAAAAGGCGGCCAAAAAGTGGAGGAACGCTTCATCGGTCAGGCCATCGTCTGGGACGAGGAAGAAGCTGTGGACATCCTGAAGCCGGCCTACAAAAACGGTCCGGATATCCGTTCGATCACCAAACCGATCTATGACGAAGTCAAAGGCCAGGATGATGTGACGAAGATGCAGTATCTCGATCTGAACCTTTGGATGCCTGGGGATATCCTGTTGAAAGCCGACAAGATGAGCATGGCCCACTCGTTGGAGCTGCGCGTGCCTTTCCTGGACAAAGAAGTCATGGAATTGGCGAAACGCATCCCTTCCGATTACCGTGTCAACGAGATCGATACAAAATACGTGCTGCGCAGAGCGGCTGCCGATGTCCTGCCTGAAGAATGGGCGAAACGTCCGAAGTTGGGCTTCCCGACTCCGATCCGTCACTGGCTGCGCGAAGAAGAATTCTACAACGAAGTCAGAAAAGCTTTCGCTTCCGACTATGCGGCTGAATTTTTCGACACTGCTAAGCTCGTACAGATCCTCGACGACAACTATACGAAGAAGTTGGATTACGGCCGTCAGATTTGGACAGCCTACATCTTCCTTGTTTGGTACAAACGTTTCTTCATCGATGAGACGCCTCTGTCTGCGGATGCATTTGTCGCTTAA
- a CDS encoding FMN-dependent NADH-azoreductase, which yields MARVLVVRAHPFDSSVSRSMKVLDAFLEEYTALNPSDRIKDMNLYEVAIPEIDRDLLTAWKELSKGVLFDQLTSRQQEKVTLFNHYTDDFLSMDKIIIANPLWNMHVPGRLKTWIDTITVAGQTFRYTESGAVGMVPDKKLLHIQANGGIFDGRDPASQYIKSIFRFLGVEEISQLFVEGMDTYPDRADEIVAEAIEKAKQLAKNF from the coding sequence ATGGCCAGAGTTTTAGTTGTGCGCGCACATCCTTTCGACAGCAGCGTTTCCCGTTCCATGAAAGTTTTGGATGCTTTTCTGGAGGAATACACAGCGTTGAATCCTTCTGATCGCATCAAGGACATGAATCTTTATGAAGTCGCCATCCCTGAAATCGATCGAGATCTTTTGACTGCCTGGAAGGAATTGTCGAAAGGCGTGCTTTTTGATCAGTTGACTTCCCGTCAGCAAGAAAAAGTGACGCTCTTCAACCACTACACCGATGATTTTTTGTCCATGGATAAAATCATCATCGCGAATCCTTTGTGGAATATGCACGTGCCGGGTCGCCTGAAGACGTGGATCGATACCATCACGGTCGCCGGACAGACGTTCCGTTACACGGAATCCGGAGCAGTCGGAATGGTCCCGGATAAAAAGTTGCTGCATATCCAAGCGAACGGCGGCATCTTCGACGGACGTGATCCTGCCAGCCAGTACATCAAGAGCATTTTCCGCTTCCTTGGAGTCGAAGAAATCTCACAACTGTTCGTCGAAGGCATGGACACTTACCCGGACCGTGCCGATGAAATCGTTGCCGAAGCGATCGAAAAAGCCAAACAATTGGCCAAAAATTTCTGA
- the glpK gene encoding glycerol kinase GlpK produces MEKKYIMSIDQGTTSTRAIIWDKKGTIISASQRELLQYYPEPGWVEHDANEIWISVQSVIADALIRGAIRPEEIAAIGVTNQRETTVVWDRATGMPIHHAIVWQSRQTSEIADKLKQEGHSDFIHDKTGLIIDSYFSATKIKWLLDHIPNARERAEKGELLFGTIDTWIVWKLTGKKVHVTDVSNASRTMLFNIYDLKWDEGILDLLEIPRTLLPEVRSSSEIYGYTEENDFYGSRIPIAGIAGDQQAALFGQTGFEQGMVKNTYGTGAFIVMNTGMTPVKSRNGLLTTIAYGLNGEVNYALEGSIFVAGSALQWLRDEAQLIRTAAESEEYAELVESNENVYMVPAFVGLGAPYWDQDVRGAFFGLTRGTSKAHLIRATLESLAYQTKDVVDTMQKDSGLVITNMRVDGGAAHNNFLMQFQSDILNTTLTRSKVMETTALGAAYLAGLAVGFWKDTDDIIKNWEPDREFHPQMSSEKREDLYAGWQNAVAAARHFKHKPKRA; encoded by the coding sequence GTGGAAAAAAAATACATCATGTCGATAGATCAAGGAACAACAAGCACACGGGCAATCATCTGGGACAAGAAAGGCACAATCATCTCTGCTTCGCAAAGGGAATTGCTGCAATATTATCCTGAGCCGGGTTGGGTGGAACATGATGCGAATGAAATTTGGATCAGTGTCCAGTCTGTCATAGCGGATGCCTTGATCAGAGGGGCCATCCGTCCTGAGGAAATTGCAGCAATAGGGGTAACGAATCAGCGCGAGACAACGGTTGTGTGGGACCGCGCTACCGGAATGCCGATCCATCATGCAATCGTTTGGCAATCCCGCCAGACTTCGGAAATCGCCGACAAACTGAAGCAGGAAGGCCATAGTGACTTCATCCATGATAAAACCGGACTGATCATCGATTCTTATTTTTCGGCCACAAAAATAAAATGGTTGCTCGATCATATCCCGAATGCTCGTGAGCGTGCGGAAAAGGGGGAACTGCTCTTCGGGACCATCGATACGTGGATCGTCTGGAAACTGACCGGGAAGAAGGTGCACGTAACGGATGTTTCCAATGCCAGCCGGACGATGCTGTTCAATATTTATGATCTGAAGTGGGACGAGGGAATCTTGGATTTGCTGGAAATTCCGCGCACGTTGCTGCCTGAAGTCCGTTCTTCATCGGAAATATACGGGTATACGGAGGAAAACGATTTTTATGGGTCGCGCATTCCGATTGCCGGTATCGCCGGCGACCAGCAAGCCGCCCTCTTTGGGCAGACCGGTTTTGAACAGGGGATGGTGAAGAATACATACGGAACCGGTGCGTTCATCGTCATGAACACCGGTATGACACCGGTAAAATCACGAAACGGTTTGCTGACCACCATCGCTTACGGCCTGAACGGTGAGGTGAATTATGCCCTAGAAGGGAGCATCTTTGTGGCCGGATCCGCTCTGCAGTGGCTGCGGGATGAAGCCCAATTGATCCGGACAGCTGCAGAATCCGAGGAATATGCCGAATTGGTCGAATCGAACGAGAACGTCTATATGGTTCCGGCGTTTGTCGGCCTGGGGGCACCTTATTGGGATCAGGACGTGCGCGGCGCGTTCTTCGGATTGACGAGAGGAACCTCAAAAGCGCATCTGATCCGTGCGACGCTCGAATCGTTGGCCTACCAAACGAAAGACGTCGTGGACACGATGCAGAAGGACTCCGGACTGGTCATCACGAATATGCGCGTCGATGGAGGAGCAGCACACAACAACTTTTTGATGCAATTCCAAAGCGATATTCTGAACACAACCTTGACCAGGTCGAAAGTGATGGAGACGACTGCACTGGGGGCCGCCTACTTGGCAGGTTTGGCGGTAGGATTCTGGAAGGATACCGATGACATCATCAAAAACTGGGAACCTGATCGCGAGTTCCATCCGCAAATGTCATCAGAAAAACGCGAAGACCTCTATGCCGGCTGGCAAAATGCAGTAGCCGCCGCCCGCCACTTCAAACACAAACCAAAAAGAGCGTGA
- a CDS encoding ABC transporter permease, with the protein MDFLTTNGSELLFKTGEHFYISALALLLGVLAAVPLGIVLTRFKRYSGFIISFVSILQTVPSLALLALMIPLFGIGKLPAIVALFIYSLLPILRNTFIGISNVDSNIVDSAKGMGMTENQIILQVKLPLAAPVIMSGIRLAGVYVIAWATLASYIGAGGLGDYIFNGLNVYDQEMIIWGTLPVTLLALLADFLLGKLERFVSPQTTSTKGGN; encoded by the coding sequence ATGGACTTTTTGACAACGAACGGTTCCGAGCTGCTCTTTAAAACAGGTGAGCATTTCTACATTTCTGCCTTGGCCCTGCTGCTTGGCGTTCTGGCCGCGGTTCCTCTGGGCATCGTTTTGACACGCTTCAAGCGCTATTCCGGTTTCATCATCAGTTTTGTTTCGATTCTCCAGACCGTCCCTTCCTTGGCTTTGCTGGCCCTGATGATCCCTCTCTTCGGGATCGGAAAACTTCCCGCGATTGTTGCCCTGTTCATCTATTCCCTGCTGCCGATTCTCCGAAATACGTTCATCGGCATCTCAAATGTGGACAGCAATATTGTCGATTCCGCAAAAGGAATGGGAATGACCGAGAACCAGATCATCCTGCAGGTGAAATTGCCTTTGGCTGCTCCTGTCATCATGTCCGGCATCCGGTTGGCCGGTGTCTATGTTATCGCATGGGCCACGCTTGCTTCGTATATCGGAGCCGGCGGTTTAGGGGATTATATTTTTAACGGATTGAATGTATACGATCAGGAAATGATCATTTGGGGAACTTTACCGGTAACCTTATTGGCTTTATTGGCTGATTTCCTCCTTGGAAAGCTTGAGCGATTCGTTTCTCCACAGACAACATCGACAAAAGGAGGGAACTGA
- a CDS encoding osmoprotectant ABC transporter substrate-binding protein has translation MKKRMKKWLLFPLTVLLLAACSLPGLGASVNNDGIVITGGTTTEMQILSYMVRGMVEHYLPDASVDMVNNLGSSTLNHQAMMGGDANVSAARYTGTSLTGELGMDPITDPVLAFETVVKGFDERFDQVWFPSYGFANTYAFLVTREFAEENNLETVSDLAALAPNLRAGVDNSWMEREGDGYEAFKETYGFDFQRVYPMQVGLVYDALQADEMDIVLGYSTDGRIASYGLVVLEDDLQLFPPYDASPVATKEILEAYPELETILLKLEGTVTDEMMQAMNYEVDNDLVEAQTVAQNFLEENNYFEDKEVTPLKEEE, from the coding sequence ATGAAGAAACGCATGAAGAAATGGTTGCTGTTTCCGCTGACGGTCCTTTTATTGGCGGCTTGTTCCTTGCCTGGTCTTGGTGCCTCCGTAAACAATGACGGCATCGTCATCACCGGTGGGACAACGACCGAAATGCAAATATTGAGCTATATGGTCAGGGGGATGGTCGAACACTATCTGCCGGATGCTTCCGTGGATATGGTCAACAACCTTGGCTCCTCGACGCTGAATCACCAAGCGATGATGGGCGGGGATGCGAATGTATCGGCTGCACGCTATACAGGGACATCCTTGACCGGCGAGTTGGGCATGGACCCTATCACCGATCCCGTATTGGCTTTCGAAACGGTCGTAAAGGGCTTCGACGAAAGATTCGATCAGGTTTGGTTCCCATCCTACGGTTTTGCCAATACCTACGCCTTTTTGGTGACACGTGAATTCGCCGAAGAAAACAATTTGGAGACTGTCAGCGACCTCGCGGCGTTGGCACCGAATCTGCGGGCCGGCGTGGACAACTCCTGGATGGAGCGGGAAGGCGACGGTTATGAAGCCTTCAAAGAAACATACGGTTTTGATTTCCAGCGTGTCTACCCGATGCAGGTCGGCCTCGTTTATGATGCCCTGCAGGCGGACGAAATGGATATCGTTTTGGGCTACTCCACGGACGGCCGGATCGCAAGCTACGGCCTGGTCGTTCTTGAAGACGACCTGCAACTGTTCCCGCCATACGACGCCAGTCCGGTTGCCACTAAAGAGATTCTTGAGGCTTATCCCGAACTGGAGACCATCCTGCTGAAATTGGAGGGCACCGTGACGGATGAGATGATGCAGGCAATGAACTATGAAGTCGATAACGATTTGGTGGAAGCCCAAACGGTCGCGCAAAATTTCTTGGAAGAGAACAACTATTTCGAAGATAAAGAAGTCACACCCTTGAAGGAGGAAGAATGA
- a CDS encoding ABC transporter permease yields the protein MMNLSEMNTLQQLLYYYRENAGYVFEQFTRHFLISIYGVLFAAIVAIPLGFWIARHKKLADWIIGAANVIQTIPSLALLSILMLGLGLGSDTVIATVFLYSLLPIIKNTYTGVRNVDAALLDTGKGMGMTRMQLTYMVELPLSLSVIMAGLRNALVVAIGITAIGTFIGAGGLGDIISRGVNATNGTAIILAGAIPTALMAVLADWLLGLLEKRLDPSSKVTRKH from the coding sequence ATGATGAACTTAAGTGAAATGAATACGCTCCAACAGTTGCTCTACTATTATAGAGAAAACGCCGGCTATGTATTCGAACAATTCACCCGCCATTTTCTGATCTCCATTTACGGTGTGCTGTTCGCGGCGATTGTGGCGATCCCGCTCGGTTTTTGGATCGCACGCCATAAAAAACTGGCTGATTGGATCATCGGTGCCGCCAATGTCATCCAGACGATCCCTTCATTGGCGCTGTTGTCCATTCTGATGCTGGGACTCGGACTCGGATCGGACACCGTCATTGCGACAGTCTTCCTGTATTCGCTGCTACCGATCATCAAAAACACCTATACGGGTGTGCGGAATGTCGATGCCGCGCTGTTGGATACCGGTAAAGGCATGGGGATGACGCGGATGCAATTGACCTATATGGTCGAATTGCCGTTGTCCCTTTCCGTCATCATGGCCGGCTTGCGTAATGCTTTGGTCGTTGCGATCGGTATCACCGCCATTGGTACCTTCATCGGCGCCGGCGGTTTGGGGGATATCATTTCCCGCGGTGTGAATGCGACGAACGGGACAGCCATCATCCTGGCCGGCGCTATCCCGACAGCCTTGATGGCAGTACTGGCCGATTGGTTGCTGGGTCTTTTGGAAAAACGATTGGATCCATCCAGCAAAGTGACCCGTAAACATTGA